A region of Heliangelus exortis chromosome 4, bHelExo1.hap1, whole genome shotgun sequence DNA encodes the following proteins:
- the HS3ST1 gene encoding heparan sulfate glucosamine 3-O-sulfotransferase 1, protein MAAFLLGAVLLIVQPQIVPSRPAMNSKAEASQSIQRELLKKASQKNDFKENIHPNGSCQQLPQTVIIGVRKGGTRALLEMLSLHPDIAAAESEVHFFDWEDHYRNGLQWYINQMPFSYPHQITVEKTPAYFTSPKVPERVYNMNQSMRLLLILRDPSERVLSDYTQVFYNHMQKHKPYPSIEEFLVKDGELNVDYKAINRSLYYIHMQNWLKYFPLDRIHIVDGDKLIKDPFPEIEKVERFLKLSPQINASNFYFNKTKGFYCLRDSGRERCLHESKGRAHPQVDARLLEKLHEYFHEPNKKFFELVGRTFDWHSFGAS, encoded by the coding sequence ATGGCAGCTTTTCTGCTCGGAGCCGTGCTGCTCATTGTCCAACCCCAGATAGTGCCTTCCAGACCTGCTATGAATTCGAAGGCTGAGGCTTCTCAGTCTATTCAGAGAGagcttttaaagaaagcatCTCAAAAAAACGACttcaaggaaaacatccatcCTAATGGATCgtgccagcagctgccacagACTGTCATTATCGGAGTGAGGAAAGGTGGAACGAGAGCTTTGCTGGAGATGCTGAGTCTCCATCCAGACATTGCGGCAGCAGAGAGTGAAGTTCACTTCTTTGACTGGGAAGATCATTACAGAAATGGATTGCAGTGGTATATTAATCAAATGCCATTTTCTTATCCCCATCAGATCACCGTGGAGAAAACTCCAGCATATTTCACATCACCTAAAGTGCCTGAAAGAGTTTATAACATGAACCAATCAATGCGACTGCTCCTTATTTTAAGAGACCCGAGCGAGAGAGTACTCTCAGATTACACCCAAGTGTTCTATAACCACATGCAGAAGCACAAGCCCTATCCATCCATTGAAGAGTTCCTGGTTAAAGATGGTGAACTCAACGTGGACTACAAGGCAATAAACAGGAGCTTGTACTACATCCACATGCAGAACTGGCTGAAGTATTTCCCTCTTGATCGCATCCACATtgtagatggggacaaactcATCAAGGATCCCTTCCCAGAAATAGAGAAGGTAGAGAGGTTTTTGAAGCTGTCACCGCAGATAAATGCTTCAAACTTTTATTTCAATAAGACTAAAGGCTTCTACTGCCTGAGGGACAGTGGTAGGGAACGTTGTTTACACGAGTCAAAAGGCCGAGCGCATCCCCAGGTCGACGCGCGGTTGCTTGAGAAACTCCACGAGTATTTCCATGAGCCCAACAAGAAATTCTTTGAGCTTGTGGGCAGAACATTTGACTGGCACTCATTTGGGGCAAGTTAG